The Hyphococcus flavus genome contains a region encoding:
- a CDS encoding HD family hydrolase: protein MATRKRANTQSAPPRAWQRMLSGRRLDLLDPSPVDVEIEDIAHGLARVARWNGQTVGPLPFNVAQHSLIVENFCSELKPGWPAKWRLAALLHDAPEFVIGDMISPFKAQLGGQYKVIEGRLMEAIHLRFGLPAHLPDTIEKLIKRADRASAYFEAVQLAGFDPAEARKFFGAPRGVAHRELDVMTALQSQKAYLERFHQLAKAISA from the coding sequence ATGGCGACGCGAAAACGCGCAAACACTCAATCGGCGCCGCCGCGCGCCTGGCAACGCATGCTGTCAGGGCGGCGGCTGGACCTGCTCGACCCGTCACCGGTTGATGTAGAAATTGAAGACATCGCCCATGGGCTTGCCCGCGTTGCGCGCTGGAATGGGCAGACTGTTGGCCCCCTTCCCTTTAACGTCGCCCAGCATTCGCTGATCGTTGAAAACTTCTGCAGCGAATTAAAACCCGGCTGGCCGGCGAAATGGCGCCTCGCCGCCTTGCTGCACGATGCGCCTGAATTCGTCATTGGCGACATGATCTCTCCCTTCAAGGCGCAACTGGGCGGCCAATATAAAGTAATCGAGGGCCGGTTGATGGAAGCGATCCATCTGCGATTCGGCCTGCCCGCGCATTTGCCTGATACGATTGAAAAATTGATCAAACGCGCTGACCGGGCGTCAGCCTATTTTGAAGCCGTGCAATTGGCCGGTTTTGATCCGGCGGAAGCGCGCAAGTTTTTCGGCGCGCCGCGCGGCGTCGCCCATCGCGAGCTTGACGTCATGACGGCGCTTCAGTCGCAAAAAGCATATCTCGAGCGGTTTCATCAGCTCGCCAAAGCCATCTCTGCTTAA
- a CDS encoding AsmA family protein: MGRILFFLVALVAVALAVLLFLPGLIPVAAFKDRIETAASNAVGREVTISDNLSFRVFPRTAFHVEELVIANAEGFEGPYLIRVEEADIGVKLIPLLSESVEIDRFVLTRPDINLARNRSGAVNWDLSTASTPEEGEAQSTGSGPRELKLGDVRIVEGAARYQDAAAGKSYAAEDINMSVVLKSLAEPLEMRGDMVFQGEPSKVDIVLTSLADIIDKQPGNLKMNLEIGDATAGADLTVNTGDALSYAGPVTLDAPDLPALAALVGTQLEDAPGFDKLAVKGDIDGGDSSLRLENADITFDEIEAQGVVNLNWAGAKPKATGVLSTERLDLRPYMPPPAESAEGFPAWSEAPMDFSSLRNMDAEFDISTDAIFVNNLEFGESRIKLTVDNGRMTAEIPELSMYGGQGSGRMVVNARGSTPSFAGNFDVGAVQAQPFTQDLMKHDNLLGLGSFKLNFEAAGASQAAIMNSVDGSGGFDLADGALKGVNIAAMVRAVGEFQDGFNPAALQRAVSEARGPSEQTDFSEFLSDFSITNGLVNAPTINLTGPYLTMTGAGTVNLAAQTIDIRLSPRGTTTMDGQGGRAVTVPVRVGGTFSQPTIGIDAESLARAGLQRTLTDVLSRNRDNEETEGEEAEEEDPASSIIKGILGGRRQQPDDGAENPDDNNGATTEETLINEGLNAIFNQRKKSADDAEQQKENPQ, from the coding sequence ATGGGCCGGATTTTATTTTTTCTCGTAGCGCTTGTCGCAGTGGCGCTCGCCGTTCTGTTGTTCCTGCCGGGGCTGATCCCTGTTGCGGCGTTCAAGGACCGGATTGAAACCGCCGCCTCCAACGCCGTCGGGCGCGAGGTGACGATTTCCGACAACCTTTCGTTTCGGGTTTTTCCGCGTACGGCGTTTCACGTCGAGGAATTGGTGATCGCGAACGCTGAAGGGTTCGAGGGGCCGTACCTGATCCGCGTCGAAGAAGCTGATATTGGCGTCAAACTGATCCCGCTGTTGTCTGAGTCCGTTGAGATCGACCGTTTCGTGTTGACCCGGCCAGACATCAATCTCGCCCGCAACAGGTCGGGCGCCGTCAACTGGGACCTTTCAACTGCAAGCACCCCTGAAGAAGGCGAAGCGCAATCGACCGGGAGCGGTCCGCGCGAGCTGAAACTGGGCGATGTCCGCATTGTCGAGGGCGCGGCGAGATACCAGGACGCCGCAGCCGGCAAATCATACGCCGCTGAAGACATTAATATGTCGGTTGTGTTGAAAAGCCTCGCCGAGCCATTGGAAATGCGCGGCGACATGGTGTTCCAGGGCGAGCCGTCAAAGGTCGACATTGTTTTGACCAGCCTAGCTGACATTATCGACAAGCAGCCGGGCAATCTGAAAATGAATCTGGAAATTGGCGATGCGACAGCCGGCGCCGATCTTACCGTGAACACCGGCGATGCTTTAAGTTACGCCGGACCCGTTACGCTCGATGCGCCTGACCTTCCCGCTCTTGCTGCGCTGGTCGGCACGCAGCTTGAGGACGCGCCGGGCTTTGACAAGCTTGCCGTCAAGGGCGACATCGATGGCGGCGACAGCTCGTTGCGGCTCGAAAATGCGGACATCACCTTTGACGAGATCGAGGCGCAAGGCGTCGTCAATCTGAACTGGGCGGGCGCCAAGCCGAAAGCAACCGGCGTTCTGTCTACGGAGCGTCTTGATTTGCGGCCCTATATGCCACCGCCTGCCGAAAGCGCCGAAGGGTTCCCCGCATGGTCCGAAGCGCCCATGGATTTTTCCAGCCTGCGCAATATGGACGCCGAATTCGACATCTCCACCGATGCGATTTTCGTCAACAACCTTGAATTCGGAGAAAGCCGCATCAAGCTGACAGTCGATAACGGCCGGATGACAGCCGAGATCCCCGAACTTTCCATGTATGGCGGGCAAGGCTCAGGCCGAATGGTAGTCAATGCGCGCGGCTCAACGCCTTCCTTCGCCGGCAACTTCGATGTCGGCGCAGTGCAGGCGCAACCATTTACACAAGACCTGATGAAGCATGACAATTTGCTTGGGCTTGGCTCGTTCAAGCTGAACTTCGAAGCGGCCGGCGCGAGCCAGGCGGCCATTATGAACTCTGTCGATGGTTCGGGCGGATTTGACCTTGCCGACGGCGCCCTTAAAGGCGTCAACATCGCCGCCATGGTCCGCGCCGTCGGCGAGTTTCAGGACGGGTTCAACCCGGCTGCTTTACAGCGCGCTGTTTCTGAGGCGCGCGGGCCAAGCGAACAGACGGATTTTTCCGAATTTCTTTCTGACTTTTCGATCACCAACGGGCTCGTGAATGCGCCGACAATCAATCTTACCGGCCCCTACCTCACCATGACTGGCGCCGGCACTGTGAACCTTGCCGCGCAAACCATCGACATTCGTCTGTCGCCGCGCGGGACAACCACCATGGACGGCCAGGGCGGACGGGCTGTTACTGTTCCTGTCCGGGTGGGCGGCACGTTTTCGCAACCCACCATCGGCATCGATGCGGAATCGCTGGCGCGTGCAGGTCTGCAAAGAACCCTGACGGATGTATTGAGCCGCAATCGCGATAATGAAGAAACCGAAGGCGAGGAAGCCGAAGAAGAAGATCCCGCCAGTTCTATCATCAAGGGTATTTTAGGCGGACGGCGTCAGCAGCCAGATGACGGCGCTGAGAACCCGGATGACAACAACGGCGCCACAACAGAAGAAACGCTGATCAACGAAGGCCTCAATGCGATCTTTAATCAGCGCAAGAAATCGGCTGACGACGCCGAACAGCAGAAAGAAAACCCGCAATAA
- a CDS encoding HNH endonuclease — MTIRFKKENLTPPTFRNIGKCIYCGSEDTLSDEHILPEGLGGCHVLRNASCEKCRKHTATIESFVLGQMFNPIRARMGLLKNKRAKKRIAHAKTVDAYGQVRTLRIDPLKSPVAGVFPIYAPPLLFNSKHVGYGESYAIISSESLWDEWKETTGNTIQVGMNRKRFALMLAKIGHALTVGELGTDSFDPFLPPIILEKQSDIYRFVGCYYQWLSPATDDYHKYDVQIRHHDGEDLVSVKLRLFANVKSPTYLIVTGRLRMATRVWSHASEL; from the coding sequence ATGACCATTCGTTTCAAAAAAGAAAATCTGACGCCTCCGACTTTCCGCAATATCGGTAAATGCATTTATTGCGGTTCTGAGGATACTCTTTCTGATGAACACATTCTCCCAGAAGGCCTTGGCGGATGTCACGTCTTGCGTAACGCAAGTTGCGAGAAGTGCCGCAAACACACCGCAACCATAGAGTCTTTCGTTTTAGGTCAAATGTTTAACCCCATCCGTGCACGGATGGGGTTGCTAAAAAATAAGCGAGCCAAAAAACGAATTGCACACGCTAAAACCGTTGACGCATATGGCCAGGTTCGAACATTGCGCATCGATCCGTTAAAAAGCCCGGTTGCGGGCGTTTTTCCAATATACGCGCCGCCACTACTTTTTAATTCTAAACATGTTGGGTACGGCGAATCTTACGCGATAATAAGCAGCGAAAGCCTTTGGGATGAATGGAAGGAAACAACAGGCAACACCATTCAGGTGGGAATGAATCGGAAACGGTTTGCTCTTATGTTGGCAAAAATTGGCCACGCCCTCACGGTTGGTGAGCTAGGAACCGACTCGTTCGATCCGTTCTTGCCGCCTATTATTTTAGAAAAACAAAGTGATATTTATAGGTTTGTTGGCTGCTACTATCAGTGGCTTAGCCCAGCCACTGATGACTACCATAAATATGATGTTCAAATCCGACACCACGACGGGGAAGACCTAGTTTCGGTAAAGCTAAGGCTGTTCGCAAATGTTAAATCTCCAACATATCTTATCGTTACAGGTCGGCTGCGCATGGCAACCCGCGTATGGTCTCATGCTTCCGAACTATGA
- the recA gene encoding recombinase RecA: MIKGGLRVVEAGDVDKSKALESAISQIDKAFGKGSLMRLGDREVVDMEAISTGSLGLDIALGIGGLPKGRVVEIYGPESSGKTTLALHVAAETQKQGGTAAFIDAEHALDPVYAGKLGVNLDDLLISQPDTGEQALEIADTLVRSGAIDLLVIDSVAALTPRAELEGEMGDSLPGLQARLMSQALRKLTGSISRSNCLVVFINQIRMKIGVMFGSPETTTGGNALKFYSSVRLDIRRIGAIKNRDEVVGNQTRVKVVKNKVAPPFKQVEFDIMYGEGVSKMGEILDLGVKAEVVEKSGSWFSYNSERIGQGRENAKQFLKDHPDMAAEIERAIRQNAGLIAEDMLTGGEENDDSAETAEAS, encoded by the coding sequence ATGATCAAAGGCGGTTTGCGTGTTGTGGAGGCGGGCGACGTGGATAAGTCAAAGGCGCTGGAATCAGCGATTTCCCAGATAGACAAGGCGTTCGGCAAGGGCTCGCTCATGCGCCTCGGCGACCGCGAGGTGGTCGATATGGAGGCGATTTCGACCGGCTCCCTCGGCCTCGATATCGCGCTCGGCATCGGCGGGCTTCCCAAGGGGCGTGTCGTTGAAATCTACGGGCCGGAAAGTTCCGGCAAGACGACCCTGGCGCTGCATGTGGCCGCCGAAACCCAGAAACAGGGCGGCACCGCCGCCTTTATCGACGCCGAACATGCGCTCGACCCGGTTTACGCCGGCAAGCTTGGCGTCAATCTCGACGATCTTCTGATTTCACAGCCCGACACTGGCGAGCAGGCGCTTGAGATTGCCGACACGCTGGTGCGCTCCGGCGCGATCGACTTGCTGGTCATCGACTCCGTTGCGGCGCTGACGCCGCGTGCGGAGCTTGAGGGCGAGATGGGCGACTCGCTTCCCGGTCTTCAGGCGCGGTTGATGAGCCAGGCGCTCCGTAAGCTGACGGGTTCGATCTCGCGCTCCAATTGTCTCGTGGTCTTCATCAACCAGATCCGGATGAAGATCGGCGTCATGTTCGGCTCGCCGGAAACGACGACCGGCGGCAATGCGCTGAAGTTTTATTCCTCCGTGCGTCTCGACATCCGCCGTATCGGCGCGATCAAGAACAGGGACGAGGTTGTCGGCAACCAGACCCGCGTCAAGGTGGTCAAAAACAAGGTGGCGCCGCCGTTCAAGCAGGTGGAATTCGACATCATGTATGGCGAGGGCGTCTCCAAGATGGGCGAAATTCTCGATCTCGGCGTCAAGGCCGAGGTGGTTGAGAAATCCGGCTCTTGGTTTTCCTATAATTCCGAACGGATCGGTCAGGGCCGGGAAAACGCCAAGCAGTTCCTCAAAGACCATCCGGATATGGCTGCCGAGATTGAGCGGGCCATTCGCCAGAACGCCGGGCTCATCGCTGAGGATATGCTCACCGGCGGCGAAGAGAACGACGACAGCGCGGAAACCGCCGAGGCGTCGTAA
- a CDS encoding VOC family protein — translation MIGYVTLGTNDMEKAAKFYDALLGEIGAKRMMEADTFIAWAVDPKQPAISVIKPHDGNAATIGNGVMVALACDKPETVDKLYKKAMELGAKDEGPAGPRGNSFYAGYFRDPDGNKLNFFCMT, via the coding sequence ATGATCGGATATGTCACCCTCGGCACTAATGATATGGAAAAAGCCGCCAAGTTTTATGACGCGCTGCTCGGCGAAATTGGGGCCAAACGCATGATGGAGGCGGACACCTTTATCGCCTGGGCCGTTGACCCGAAACAGCCCGCCATCTCGGTCATCAAACCCCATGACGGCAACGCCGCCACTATCGGCAATGGCGTCATGGTGGCGCTTGCCTGCGACAAGCCGGAAACGGTCGATAAGCTCTACAAAAAAGCCATGGAGCTTGGGGCGAAGGACGAAGGCCCGGCGGGCCCGCGCGGCAACAGTTTCTACGCCGGGTATTTCCGCGACCCAGACGGCAACAAGCTGAACTTCTTCTGCATGACGTAA
- the alaS gene encoding alanine--tRNA ligase: MTSLKDIRSQFLNFFAARGHHIAPSAPLVPQNDPTLMFVNAGMVPFKNIFTGAETRDYNRAASSQKCVRAGGKHNDLDNVGYTARHHTFFEMLGNFSFGDYFKEEAIDAAWTLVHKDFGLAADRLTVTVYHTDDEAFDLWRKISGLPESRIIRIATNDNFWAMGDTGPCGPCSEIFYDHGDHIPGGPPGSPDEDGDRFVEIWNLVFMQFERFADGKQVELPKPSIDTGMGLERIAAVLQGVHDNYDVDLFKTLINASVDLTGRKAEGDDAPAHRVIADHLRATSFLIADGVAPSNEGRGYVLRRIMRRAMRYAHSLGARDPLLARLAPVLVREMGGAFPELGRAETLIVETLRSEEEKFRSLLDRGLKLLSDETEKLGDGEALPGEAAFKLYDTYGFPLDLTQDALRREGREVDVAGFGAAMDAQKKAARAAWAGSGDTADESVWFDLRSEHGASEFLGYIHDEAEGVVQAIVKGGEVVSEAGKGDEIELIVNQTPFYAESGGQVGDAGRITTDDGAEIIITDVKKRAGVLHGHIGKIEKGSIKAGEAVHLSIDVARRNRIRSNHSVTHLAHAALREVLGTHVAQKGSLVAAERMRFDITNPNAISADEISEVERRVNAVIRQNGPVETRIMPYDDAVASGAIALFGEKYDDDVRVLTMGEALDGSGKPYSVELCGGTHVKRLGDIALFKVISESAVSAGVRRIECVTGEAARLYLEEQGSLARKAADAMKTTAEDLPARIEALVAERKKLERDLAEAKKQLALGGGGGAKPADEVIEIAGVKFIGKVLDGVAAKDLRGLVDQAKQTIGSGVAAFIGVNEGKAALAVGVTDDLKDKLSAVDLVRAGAEAVGGKGGGGRPDMAQAGGPDGARAAEAIKSIEQAISL, from the coding sequence ATGACGTCGCTGAAAGATATCCGGTCGCAATTTTTGAACTTCTTCGCCGCGCGCGGCCACCATATCGCGCCGTCGGCCCCTCTCGTGCCGCAGAACGACCCGACCTTGATGTTTGTCAACGCCGGCATGGTGCCGTTCAAGAATATCTTCACCGGGGCCGAGACCCGCGATTACAACCGTGCGGCGTCCTCGCAAAAATGCGTGCGCGCCGGCGGCAAGCACAACGATCTCGACAATGTCGGTTACACGGCGCGCCACCACACGTTTTTCGAAATGCTCGGTAATTTTTCCTTTGGCGATTATTTCAAGGAAGAAGCGATCGACGCCGCCTGGACTCTGGTGCACAAGGATTTCGGTCTCGCCGCTGACCGGCTAACCGTCACTGTCTATCATACGGATGACGAAGCGTTCGATCTCTGGCGCAAGATTTCCGGCCTGCCAGAAAGCCGCATCATCCGTATCGCGACGAATGACAACTTCTGGGCCATGGGCGACACGGGTCCATGCGGGCCATGCTCTGAAATTTTCTACGATCATGGCGACCATATTCCGGGCGGCCCGCCGGGATCGCCAGACGAAGACGGCGACCGGTTTGTAGAGATCTGGAACCTCGTCTTTATGCAGTTCGAAAGGTTTGCCGACGGCAAACAGGTCGAGTTGCCGAAGCCGTCCATTGACACGGGCATGGGGCTTGAGCGCATCGCGGCAGTGCTGCAGGGCGTTCATGACAATTACGATGTCGATTTGTTCAAGACACTGATCAACGCGTCGGTCGACCTGACCGGCCGCAAGGCTGAAGGCGATGACGCGCCGGCGCACCGCGTGATTGCTGATCACTTGCGCGCCACATCTTTCCTCATCGCCGACGGCGTTGCGCCATCCAACGAAGGCCGTGGTTACGTGTTGCGCCGGATCATGCGGCGCGCCATGCGGTATGCCCATTCGCTTGGTGCGCGCGATCCATTGCTCGCGCGTCTGGCGCCGGTGCTTGTACGTGAAATGGGTGGCGCTTTCCCCGAACTTGGCCGGGCGGAAACGCTGATTGTCGAAACATTGCGTTCTGAAGAAGAAAAATTCCGCAGTCTTCTCGATCGCGGACTGAAATTACTTTCTGACGAAACGGAAAAACTCGGCGATGGAGAAGCCTTGCCGGGTGAGGCGGCGTTCAAGTTATACGACACATACGGGTTTCCGCTCGACCTGACGCAAGATGCGCTCCGACGCGAGGGCCGGGAAGTTGACGTCGCAGGCTTCGGTGCGGCGATGGATGCGCAGAAAAAAGCCGCGCGCGCCGCCTGGGCGGGTTCCGGCGACACGGCGGACGAGTCCGTCTGGTTCGATCTGCGCTCGGAACACGGCGCCAGCGAATTTCTTGGTTACATCCATGACGAGGCCGAAGGCGTCGTTCAGGCAATTGTCAAAGGCGGTGAAGTCGTAAGTGAGGCTGGCAAGGGCGACGAGATTGAACTCATCGTCAACCAGACGCCGTTCTATGCGGAATCCGGTGGTCAGGTGGGCGACGCCGGACGCATCACCACTGATGATGGCGCCGAAATCATCATTACCGATGTGAAAAAGCGTGCTGGCGTTCTGCACGGCCATATCGGCAAGATTGAAAAAGGGTCGATCAAAGCTGGTGAGGCAGTTCATCTTTCCATTGATGTCGCGCGCCGCAACCGCATCCGATCCAACCACTCCGTCACGCATTTGGCGCACGCTGCGCTGCGCGAAGTGTTGGGAACGCATGTGGCGCAAAAGGGCTCGCTCGTGGCGGCGGAACGCATGCGGTTTGACATCACCAACCCCAATGCCATCTCTGCGGATGAAATTTCTGAGGTTGAGCGGCGCGTAAACGCGGTTATTCGCCAGAACGGTCCCGTTGAAACGCGCATTATGCCATATGACGACGCTGTCGCGTCAGGCGCTATCGCGCTTTTCGGCGAGAAGTATGATGACGATGTTCGTGTGCTGACTATGGGTGAAGCGCTGGATGGATCGGGCAAGCCTTATTCTGTTGAACTTTGCGGCGGCACTCATGTGAAACGCCTCGGCGACATTGCGCTGTTCAAAGTGATTTCCGAAAGCGCTGTCTCGGCGGGCGTGCGCCGCATCGAGTGCGTAACAGGTGAGGCGGCGCGGCTTTATCTGGAGGAACAGGGATCGCTTGCACGTAAGGCCGCTGACGCCATGAAGACGACGGCGGAGGATTTACCTGCGCGTATTGAAGCGCTTGTTGCGGAGAGAAAAAAACTCGAGCGCGATCTTGCGGAGGCGAAAAAACAACTGGCGCTTGGCGGCGGGGGTGGCGCGAAACCGGCTGATGAAGTCATCGAAATTGCCGGCGTCAAATTCATCGGCAAGGTGCTTGACGGCGTTGCGGCGAAAGATTTGCGCGGTCTCGTCGATCAGGCGAAGCAGACCATAGGGTCGGGCGTTGCGGCGTTCATCGGCGTCAATGAAGGCAAGGCTGCATTGGCGGTAGGCGTTACCGACGATCTTAAAGACAAACTGTCCGCCGTTGACCTCGTTCGCGCCGGCGCGGAAGCCGTAGGCGGCAAGGGCGGGGGCGGGCGCCCCGACATGGCGCAGGCAGGCGGCCCCGACGGCGCGCGCGCCGCTGAGGCCATCAAATCAATTGAACAAGCGATTAGTCTTTAA
- a CDS encoding head GIN domain-containing protein, translating into MTIKCVLTAGAVSCLAFSAAQAETRNFDFSGFSAVEASAGLSVEVTVGGDYSVRAEGDADDLEKLRLELDGDTLEVGRKRSSIFQRNSRSDITVFVSMPSMNEASASSGSELTATGIDAGDFSASVSSGAEATLSGTCDTIDASGSTGADLDADDLRCSHADADVSTGASLSLYASESIEADASTGGDIVVYGGPANTDIDKSTGGSVRVRD; encoded by the coding sequence ATGACCATCAAATGTGTTTTGACGGCTGGAGCCGTCTCTTGCCTTGCATTCAGCGCTGCGCAAGCAGAAACGAGAAACTTTGACTTCAGCGGATTTTCAGCCGTTGAGGCGTCGGCAGGCTTGAGCGTTGAAGTGACGGTTGGCGGCGACTATTCCGTTCGAGCGGAAGGCGACGCCGACGACCTTGAAAAATTGCGTCTCGAACTGGACGGCGACACGCTGGAAGTCGGCCGCAAGCGAAGCAGTATTTTTCAAAGAAACAGCCGCAGCGACATTACGGTTTTCGTCTCCATGCCATCAATGAATGAGGCGAGCGCATCATCAGGTTCCGAGCTTACGGCGACCGGCATCGATGCCGGTGACTTTTCCGCATCGGTTTCGAGCGGCGCAGAGGCGACGTTGAGCGGGACATGTGACACTATTGACGCCAGCGGCTCAACCGGCGCTGACCTTGATGCAGATGATCTGCGCTGCAGTCATGCGGATGCGGACGTTTCCACCGGCGCCAGCCTCAGCCTTTATGCTTCTGAAAGTATTGAAGCTGATGCCTCAACCGGTGGTGATATTGTCGTATATGGTGGTCCGGCCAATACGGACATCGACAAGTCCACCGGCGGCAGCGTCCGGGTCAGAGATTAA
- a CDS encoding head GIN domain-containing protein, with protein sequence MNRSAFLISFAAAAALAAPAMGETRNFDLPEFDKIDVSAGLKLVATAGGAQSVSVETEDGDFSDFEIEVRDGVLVISREWNRLRWHQRKADYKVTVSARELTALDASSGSHSYLSEISTRRFSFDISSGAHVTAAGRSDDCDIDLSSGANFNAGEFACDHANIDVSSGGHGKLTVNASLIGDASSGGHVSVYGEPERVNIDRSSGGRIKVKQVIYQAKND encoded by the coding sequence ATGAACCGGTCTGCTTTTCTGATCAGCTTTGCCGCCGCGGCTGCGCTTGCAGCGCCAGCTATGGGGGAGACACGTAATTTCGATCTCCCGGAGTTCGACAAGATTGATGTTTCCGCCGGCCTGAAACTGGTGGCGACCGCAGGCGGCGCACAGTCGGTGAGCGTCGAAACAGAAGATGGTGATTTTTCCGATTTTGAAATCGAGGTGCGAGACGGCGTATTGGTTATCTCTCGTGAATGGAACCGCCTGCGCTGGCATCAACGAAAAGCCGATTACAAAGTCACTGTCTCCGCAAGGGAACTGACTGCTCTTGATGCTTCGTCAGGCTCTCATTCTTATCTTTCCGAAATCAGCACACGTCGTTTTTCATTTGATATCTCCAGCGGCGCACATGTGACAGCGGCTGGCCGAAGCGATGATTGCGATATCGATCTATCGAGCGGGGCGAATTTCAACGCTGGCGAATTCGCGTGCGACCATGCCAATATCGACGTTTCAAGCGGCGGACATGGCAAACTCACAGTAAACGCATCCCTCATCGGCGACGCATCAAGCGGTGGACATGTGTCTGTTTATGGGGAGCCGGAACGCGTAAACATTGACCGTTCATCAGGCGGGCGCATCAAAGTAAAACAGGTGATTTATCAGGCTAAAAACGACTAG
- a CDS encoding NADP-dependent isocitrate dehydrogenase: protein MQKIKVDNPIVEMDGDEMTRIIWQMIKDKLIHPYLDIDLKYFDLGMESRDETDDQITIEAAEATKKYGVAVKCATITPDEARVEEFGLKKMWRSPNGTIRNILGGVVFREPIIIRNVPRLVPGWTQPVIIGRHAFGDQYRATDMLFPDKGKLSIKWEGENGDVIEHEVFEAPSAGIYMGMYNLDASIRDFARACFNYGLQRQYPVYLSTKNTILKKYDGRFKDIFAEIFEAEFKDKFEAFGGTYEHRLIDDMVAACMKWSGGYVWACKNYDGDVQSDTVAQGFGSLGLMSSVLMTPDGKTVEAEAAHGTVTRHYRAHQRGEETSTNSIASIFAWTRGLAHRGKLDGNEALKTFASTLEQTVIKTVEGGHMTKDLALLIGAEQKWLTTTGFLEKVDENFQKAMNS from the coding sequence ATGCAAAAGATCAAAGTCGATAATCCAATCGTTGAAATGGACGGGGACGAGATGACCCGGATCATCTGGCAGATGATCAAGGACAAGCTTATTCATCCCTATCTCGATATCGACCTGAAATATTTCGATCTGGGCATGGAAAGCCGCGACGAGACGGACGACCAGATCACAATCGAGGCGGCGGAAGCCACCAAGAAATATGGCGTCGCTGTAAAATGCGCGACCATCACGCCTGACGAGGCGCGCGTCGAGGAATTCGGCCTCAAGAAAATGTGGCGTTCGCCGAACGGTACAATCCGCAACATTCTTGGCGGCGTCGTCTTCCGCGAGCCCATCATCATCCGCAATGTTCCCCGGCTGGTGCCCGGCTGGACGCAACCGGTGATTATCGGCCGCCACGCCTTTGGCGATCAGTACCGCGCCACCGACATGCTGTTCCCTGACAAGGGCAAGCTTTCCATTAAATGGGAAGGCGAGAACGGCGACGTTATCGAGCATGAAGTCTTCGAGGCTCCTTCCGCCGGCATCTATATGGGCATGTATAATCTCGATGCGTCGATCCGCGATTTCGCCCGCGCCTGCTTCAATTACGGCCTCCAGCGCCAGTACCCGGTCTATCTTTCCACCAAGAACACGATCCTGAAAAAATACGACGGCCGCTTCAAAGATATTTTCGCTGAAATTTTTGAGGCCGAATTCAAGGACAAGTTCGAAGCCTTCGGCGGGACCTACGAACATCGTCTGATCGATGACATGGTAGCGGCCTGTATGAAATGGTCCGGCGGTTATGTCTGGGCCTGTAAAAACTACGACGGCGACGTTCAATCCGATACGGTAGCGCAAGGGTTTGGATCGCTGGGCCTTATGTCTTCGGTCCTTATGACCCCGGATGGAAAGACCGTTGAGGCCGAAGCCGCGCACGGCACGGTCACGCGCCACTATCGCGCGCATCAGCGCGGCGAGGAAACATCGACCAACTCCATTGCCTCCATCTTTGCGTGGACCCGCGGGCTTGCGCATCGCGGCAAGCTTGACGGCAATGAAGCGCTGAAAACCTTCGCATCGACGCTTGAACAGACGGTGATCAAAACCGTCGAAGGCGGGCACATGACCAAGGACCTGGCGCTATTGATCGGGGCCGAGCAAAAATGGCTCACCACCACCGGTTTCCTGGAAAAAGTCGATGAAAATTTCCAGAAAGCGATGAATTCTTAG